One Orcinus orca chromosome 7, mOrcOrc1.1, whole genome shotgun sequence genomic window carries:
- the OSGEPL1 gene encoding tRNA N6-adenosine threonylcarbamoyltransferase, mitochondrial, producing MLILNKTAGVFSKPSKRNMYEFLRSFDFHPGKLFLHKLVLGIETSCDDTAAAVVDETGNVLGEAIHSQTKVHLKTGGIIPPVAQQLHRENIQRIVQEALSASKVSPSELSAIATTIKPGLALSLGVGLSFSLQLVDQLKKPFIPIHHMEAHALTIRLTNKVEFPFLVLLISGGHCLLALVRGVSDFLLLGKSLDIAPGDMLDKVARRLSLIKHPECSTMSGGKAIEHLAKQGNKLHFDFKPPMQHAKNCDFSFSGLHHIIDKMIMQKEKEEGIEKGQILSSAADIAAAVQHTVACHIAKRTHRAILFCKQRDLLCQSNAVLVVSGGVASNLHIRKALEIVTDATQCTLLCPPPRLCTDNGVMIAWNGVERLRAGLGILHSTEGIRYEPKCPLGADISKEVGEAAIKVPRLKMKI from the exons ATGCTAATATTGAATAAGACAGCAGGAGTTTTTTCTAAACCATCAAAAAGGAATATGTATGAATTTCTAAGAAGTTTTGATTTTCATCCTGGAAAACTATTTCTTCATAAACTAGTTTTGGGAATTGAAACCAGTTGTGATGATACAGCAGCTGCTGTGGTGGATGAAACCGGAAATGTTTTGGGAGAAGCAATACATTCCCAAACCAAAGTTCATTTAAA aACAGGTGGGATTATTCCTCCAGTAGCTCAACAGCTTCATAGAGAAAATATTCAACGCATAGTGCAAGAAGCTCTCTCTGCCAGTAAAGTCTCTCCAAGTGAACTCTCAGCAATTGCAACTACCATAAAACCAGGACTTGCTTTAAGCCTGGGTGTAGGCTTATCATTTAGCTTACAACTGGTAGACCAGTTAAAAAAGCCCTTCATTCCCATTCATCATATGGAGGCTCATGCACTTACTATTAGGTTGACAAATAAagtagaatttccttttttagttcttttgatTTCAGGAGGTCATTGTCTTTTGGCATTAGTTAGAGGAGTTTCAGATTTTCTGCTTCTTGGAAAGTCTTTGGATATAGCGCCAGGTGACATGCTTGACAAG gtAGCAAGAAGACTTTCTTTAATAAAACATCCAGAGTGCTCCACCATGAGTGGTGGGAAGGCTATAGAACATTTGGCCAAACAGGGAAATAAACTGCATTTTGATTTCAAACCTCCCATGCAACATGCTAAAAattgtgacttttctttttctggacttCATCACATTATTGATAAGATGAtaatgcaaaaggaaaaagaagaag GTATTGAGAAGGGGCAAATCCTGTCTTCAGCTGCAGATATTGCTGCTGCAGTACAGCACACAGTAGCCTGCCACATTGCAAAAAGAACACATCGTGCTATTCTATTTTGCAAGCAGAGAGACTTGTTATGTCAAAGTAATGCAGTACTG GTTGTATCTGGAGGCGTTGCAAGTAACTTACATATCCGAAAAGCTCTGGAAATCGTGACAGATGCAACACAATGCACTTTGTTGTGTCCTCCTCCCAGACTGTGCACTGACAACGGCGTTATGATTGCGTG GAATGGTGTTGAAAGATTGCGTGCTGGCTTGGGCATTTTACACAGCACAGAAGGCATCCGCTATGAGCCAAA ATGTCCTCTTGGAGCAGATATATCAAAAGAAGTTGGAGAAGCTGCCATAAAAGTACCACgattaaaaatgaagatttga
- the ORMDL1 gene encoding ORM1-like protein 1 codes for MNVGVAHSEVNPNTRVMNSRGMWLTYALGVGLLHIVLLSIPFFSVPVAWTLTNVIHNLGMYVFLHAVKGTPFETPDQGKARLLTHWEQLDYGVQFTSSRKFFTISPIILYFLASFYTKYDPTHFILNTASLLSVLIPKMPQLHGVRIFGINKY; via the exons ATGAATGTTGGAGTTGCCCACAGTGAGGTGAATCCAAATACCCGTGTAATGAACAGCCGGGGTATGTGGCTGACATATGCTTTGGGAGTTGGCTTGCTTCATATCGTTTTACTCAGTATTCCCTTCTTCAGTGTTCCTGTTGCCTGGACCTTAACAAATGTTATACATAATCTG GGGATGTATGTATTTTTGCATGCAGTAAAAGGAACACCATTTGAAACTCCTGACCAGGGCAAAGCGAGGCTCCTAACTCATTGGGAACAACTGGACTATGGAGTACAGTTTACATCTTCACGGAAGTTTTTCACAATTTCTCCAATAATTCT ATATTTTCTGGCAAGTTTCTATACGAAGTATGATCCAACTCACTTCATCTTAAACACAGCTTCTCTCCTGAGTGTGCTAATTCCCAAAATGCCACAGCTACATGGTGTTCGGATCTTTGGAATTAATAAGTATTGA